In the genome of Arachis stenosperma cultivar V10309 chromosome 2, arast.V10309.gnm1.PFL2, whole genome shotgun sequence, the window TTATTAGGAATTGACCAATCAATTTCAAGGTACTATGTTGTCTCTTTTAGCTAGTCGAAGGTAAGTAAAATATTTGTACCTAATTAACTGTCAATAAAAACcacttattcttcttcttttagaGAAATGTTTTGTTacactttcttcttctttttcttcttttattttattatctttgtATATTATGCACAAATACTCATTTCATCATTATTGAGTTTTAATGTGATCTTTatttaatgtttatttttttagtttttatccTTGATTTTGGATTTGATTTGGAGTTTTTTATTTGTGTGTCTTTAAGTCTGAGagatgcaacaaaactgcaagtttgaGGAAGGTTTCAACTGCTGCATGAGTAACGACCAAGGTAATAATACGGTTTTCTACATTTTTAAATTAGAGAAATAATACTTATCTGTTTAGAGTGACACTAATATCTCAACTATCAATCTTGGAAATGTGCAAGGCACATCCAAGTCATCCATTAAATATTTCTAAAACAATAGGGAAAAAAATGCAGTTACATCAAGGCAATGACACACATTTAATCTgctccaaaaataatgtttatCATCATACAACATAATAACTAATAATGTTGAACTTAGAGGTACAAATCCATCAAGCAGTTGAAGGCAAAAATCCCAACTTACTCTTCTAGTTATTGCTGATGATAAGGATAGACACGGTGCAACATGTCACCAAAATTCAGATAGCATGTTGTATGGACACAGATACATCTCTGTTTACAAACAATACAAGGAAGAAATAGTTATTATTACAGAACAATTTCTCTTAGTATTAGAAATAGTTTATTCTAGGCATCTACAATTAATTTTATCTAATGAATCAATCTACGGTTAAAAAAGATTACACAGCAATAACTTGATCCTTTTATTTTGAAAGCTTACACACTTCATGCTCATTCCGTTTACTATCCTACAAGAATCTTGCAACACAAAAGCTGACTCTCAAAGAATTATCAAAGACAAAAACACCATTTTATAATGGTTTTCTTTCCACAAATCAAGCtatcattttattttgtctctatgtaaaacagaaaacaaataaaattatagagagTAATGAAAAATATACCAACAACAGAAACTTTTCAGTGATAGGTGTCACTCCAACTTTCTCCAtctttcctttgttttctttcctGTTCATTCTAGTTTAGATACTAGCATGAAGCCAAAATCAGAAAACACAGCTTCTGGTTCACAACACATTAATCCAGCTTGCCACCTTAAATGAACTTAGAATTAAGCAAAGATATATAACCAATGTATAGGATTACATCTTGATTTATGCACAAGCTACCTGCAAAAGATGGTAAAAACTGTAATTTTGATTCATTCATTTGtttaatacatataaaacaattcttaaatgttggattaggaaaaaaaaaagagatattcCTTGTCttccaatttttattttgttgtacTTCTTATCTTCCTTTTTAAAtgcaattttataaaaaaatatgaatgtTAATACTTAATAAGTATCACatatagtaattaattaattacttttctCAGAGCAACAACGGATATCTCTCCAAGTACACCTACAAACTGAAAGATCCCCTgataaatgaaagaaaaaattcaaattttcttgTTGGTATTTCAGTTCAACTACTTAATGTTGCCTAAATAAAGTGAGGActcctttgttttttttttttttgtttttttgtatCTTTAAGGAAAAGGAAATTTATGCATGTATAAAATACCATAAGAAACATGAAGATTAGAGAAATTACCTGCTTAGAAATCTCTATTCAGAAAATTTGTTCATCATCAACTTTAATGGTAAGGATGTGGGAAATTTTGGGCCAAAGTTGTTGATGCTTGTTCTTGAAGTGTTCTCCCAACAAAGGACAGtgtttaattttaaatagtGAGAGAGAGGGAGGCAGCTTTTCTCCTGTCATATTCTCCAGCTTTGGACACCATCcaatttttaatttctgaaGGGAGTAGAGGCAGAGAAGCTGGTTGCACTCCAATGACTCGAGATCTGGAAACCAATACAGACGCAAAGTGATAAGGTAGGGAAGGTGAGGCAGAGAAGCTACCTCTGGGAATGACCTCACACCAACATAACCCTGAATGGTAAGATGAGTGAGGGTGTCGAAGTTGCCCATCGACGATAGACCCCTCAGTTGTTTGTTGACAATAAGCTGCTTCAAGTTAGGCGGCAAACCACCATCTGGCAGCCTACAAATTTTCCGGCTGTTGATAGAATCTAAATTTGGGAGAAGAGAATTCATGTCACTCGGCAATGCCTCCAACTTGTCACACAAGTTAACTTCGAAATGAGTCAAGTTGGGTTCAGCCAGTCCTTCTCCTGTAAATGACACAAATTTGGGGCATTGATGGATGGAGAGATGTTGAAGAGCAGTGTGTGGTGGCTGTGATATTGAAACTGATTCCAGATTCTCACACCCTGATATCTTGAGAGTCTTCAGATTTGGAAAGGCATCCAGTGAATCACAGCTGGAGTGTATTTGTAGCTCTACCAAATCATACTTCTGCTGCTGTTGCTGTGGGAATTCCAGTTTTTCACAATGCCAGATTGTCAGCTTTTGCAAAGATTTATGTAAACAGTTGCCAGGAAAGGATACAGCAAACGAACAATGTGAAATTCTTATTTCTTGTATGCAAGTTAGGCGGTTGATGCTAACTGCCTTAAATGCAGACTCCACCACAGTTTCACATCCCTTAATTGATAAAGTATCTCCCTTAAGTGACACCAATCGAGACCATCCTTCATGATCTTCTGATATATCTAGTTTGTGAACTTTGGAAGCATCCAACAAGGAAGAAACTATTCTCAAGAATAAGTGATTAAGCATATCTCCCTTTAGCATTGGACAGTTTGTTATTTGAAGGTTCTTGAGTTGAGGAAAAGCTTCTGAGTCAGATAAGTGCCACACCTCCCAACATGGCATACTCCAAAACTCCAATGTCTCGAGTGCAGGAAACGGTGCAATAGGAGAAGAATGATGATCTCCTTCATTCTTGTAAAACTCCATTCCAACACTCTTGAGCCTACCAAAACCTTCAATGCGCAAAGCCTTAAGAGATGGAAGCTGTCCAAGTGAAGGCAACATGCAACAATTGTTACAAGACTCCAAACATACACCAGTCATATTTTGGTATGAATAATGTCCAACCCAATTTGGAAATATTGTACCTCTGTATCCCTTGATTTTCAATATTTTCAACCCATTGTGTGGTTGCAAGGTGCCAAGTATATCTCTTTCAGTTTGTGTATTTGAAACCATATCATCGCTTGAAGACCATTTCAACACTAAGCGGTCAATGTGCTTCTTATCCAATATCCTTGCACTCCTTGCTTGTTTGACATCCACAACATTCTCCAAATTCTTAATCCCAAATGATCCATGGATATTTAAAAGGCCTCCCAACTCTTGGATTCCATTGTCTTCATGCTTGCCCACAATAAAGTGGTGTAAAATGTGCAACTGTTTCAATTTGCTCATTCCTCCTGGCATTTCTTTTAAACAAGTTCTCCAAATACATAGATGTCGCAAATTAACAAGCCTATGCATGCCATTGGGTAACATAGTCAAACTAGAACACTCATCCAGCTTCAATGTTTGTAGATTGTACAGGTCACACAATGATTCTGGTAGCGTTTTAATACTTGTCTTGGAGAGATTCAAGTAACGCAAATAAGTCAATTCGCCTATTGTATTAGGCAATACATCAAGTCCTTTGAATAAAGAAAATGACAAAACTCTCAAATATTTGAGCTTCGACATTAAGATAAATGTTACACCATCATTGTTGTCTAAATGAGAAAAGAAATTAACTCGCATGAATGTCCTCAAATATTCAATGGCACCAAAATTTTCTGAGATCAGATGATTCAAGCTTTCAAAGGACAAATGACGAGTCAAAGTAGTCATAGCTTCTACATTACCAAGCTCTAATCTAcaatagaagtctccagcaaGAAAAATTGCTAAGTCATGCAATAGGTCATGCATCTTATAAAAATGATCATGCTGTTTAAAAAAATGTCTGGAAGCTAGTTCATCAAAGCACTCCCGACCAACTTCTTCTAGAGTTTCTCCTTTCTTCAATGGCCTTAAAAGATCTTCTGCTATCCACAACAAGATTAGTTCATCTTTGACAAATTCGTAATCTTTGGGATACAACGAACAATAAACAAAACAACGCTTTAAATAGGCAGGGAGCTGGAAGTAGCTTATCAACAATGCTGGAAcaattttactatttttcatAGAAAATTCCCAGATGTCACTTGTTAAAACAACATTCCATTCTTTAACATCCTCCTTTCCTCGCAACAAGCGCCCGAGAGTTTCTGCAGCTAATGGCAACCCCTTACACTTCTTGACAATTTTTCTACCAATTTCTTCTAGTGTTGAGTTCTCGTTTGACTTTAGAAAACATGAATTATCTGCAAACACTAGCCAACAATAATCTTCCGACAGCTCATTAAGAAAGTAAGAGGGATAGGTTTGAACTACTGAGGCAACCTCTTTGATGCGAGTTGTTAGAAGCATTGTACTTCCCTTAGCCCCACCATGGAAAGGAGTTTTAAATTTCTTCCAGCTATCAGCATCATCGCTCCAGACGTCGTCTAGAACAATAAGAAACTTCTTCTCCGACAAGATTCTCTTCAATTCAAGTTGAAGCGAATTTAAACTCTGAAGAGTACAAGGACTTCTAGTAACTTCCTCTATGATTGTCTTTGTAATATCAGCAACATCAAATGTTTCAGAGATGCAAATCCATGCTTTCAGATCAAATCCCTCTATGATACTGTACACCCATTTAGCTAAGGTTGTTTTACCAACCCCACCCATGCCAACAATAGGGATCACAGATAACTGAGATTCGCTGTTGTCACTTATTATTTTGAGTAAGGCTTGTTGATCATCCTCCCTGCCATATATATTCCCCTCCACCAGAGATGTGGATGCTCTCCATGCCAAGTTATTGTCCTTGGGAATCACTTTCAGACCAAGGAAATCCTTTTGTTTTTCAAGAAATTCTATCCTTCTAACCACCCCTTCCATCTTATCTACCATGTCCCTATCTGGGTTGAGGAAGCTAATGGACCAGAAAGAACGTACCTCCTTTCGAGTGGCGGCTTTCATGAGGACAACGTTCAGCAAGTCATCAGCCATGTAAACAGCATCCCTCAGACAGTTGAGCCACTCCTTCACAGATGGGTTGTCCAGTTGCTTGTACTCAGCATCACCAACCAGAGCTTCAGCAGCATGCAGAGAAATCTTCAGCCTCTCAACCAAGTCAGAGCCGAGCTTCTTGCCCAAGATCAGGTTGACCGAATCTTTTGTAAGGAACCTGTCAAAAACAACGTTAATGAAGCCAGAAAGAAAAGCTCCACCAATAAGTGCACCAGCCATGATATGATCTCAACAACAACAGCCCAAAATGAATGGATTTTCAGAAAAGATAAGAGAACAAAATTGCAGGGTAATGAACAATTAACACGGGAACTTTCGCAAACAAGTGTATAAGGAGGTGTGTATACTCTATACTGGTATAGTATCGGTCTCTGAAAATTCACTGCactttaattcttttttaattgcCTTTGCTCTAAGTCTTCTTTTTTAATTCTTTCTTTGCAAGTTTTATGTTTCCGTGTTTTTGTGGATAACTGGATACTAATAATATACTATAGGAACGTTATTACCTATTCCACCAATCAATTTAGCAGTATAGATTTAATATAGGAAATTAGATTAAGACTCGCATTATGTGCCAAGAGTTAAATTGATTATACTATAGGAAAAGTTTCAGGTATAATATTAAAGAAAACCTAAAGTTTAGATTTATTGATAAAATATATTATGGacataaaaatttagagtaTTTGTAGACCATACAACTATTTCTTCCTTTATCAAGTTTTTTTTAGGTTGAAATTCTCAATTTGTCTTCCACTCCTATTGCAAGTTTAAAAAGACTCTCAACCATATGATTTCGGCTGAAGTGCACCCGTGTTTAGAGCTAGAAATGAGTCGAGCCAACTCATAAGTCATTTTGAATTCTTTTCGTTAATAGTTTGAAAAGTTAAATTCGTGAGTTAGTGAGTCAAGTTTGAGCTTGAAATTaagctcataaattaaatgagccGAGCCTGAACTTAAATAAGCTCAACTCATTAGCTATTGAGCTGactcgattatatatatatatacacatttaatctataattttaatattatatgtatacatatgaaatagttatatataattatatatatattaatgatcTTAATTCTAGTAGATCGGATATTATCTACAAAATTTAGATTGAATACAGATCAAATTAAATCTGTGAATTGGGCGGATTGAATTCCTTTTTTATGCACACTCCtaatcttaattatttaaaattttatatttattttttatatataattttgatgtaagatataaataaaaaatttgtaatttattaatagataaacaatatttaaaattgataattttaaatatttttaaaatatataatttataatttattgatatagaattatagattGTATTCTTATTATTTGAGTCAGCTCATGAGTTTTCAGTGAGCCGAGTTTGAGTTTAAGAAATTGGCTCGATTGTTAATGAGTCGAGTCGTGAGCTAAGCTCAATTTTTGTGAGCCGAGCTTGAACTTGGTCCATCTCGACTCAACTCAATTCACTTCCAACCCTACCCGTATTAGgagtttttaatttattctattttggtttttttctAATGTGTCTCATATTAATGTTTAATCATGTTGTTTATATACCAAAAATTAGATATTAcgtaaaaaaattatgtatttagtatttgataaaaaaaatatttgttatataattataaacaaattttaattattatggtCGTTGAATATCCATATGAAAAAATGTGActtaatatgaaaaaatatatataaatacatattattGATTTAATGATTGATTTTTTGTGTGTGTATGTTATATTATTAGGCTCGCTTATTTAAAAGATAATGAGAAATAATGTTaggataattaattttatttatatttctgttatttttaaaaaaataaaaatatgttatatttcataaaaaataaataattaattcgTTAGAAATTTTGAATATTAAAAAAGAGAGAATAAAATAAGTTACTAAAATTTATAAGTACTTTATTTAAAATAAGTATAATATGGATAAATATGATCAATGAATCCTTAAAATCAAAcctttttttaactttttatgtTTATGAGTTGCATTTTGTCTATTTagtttttgttaaaattagtATCAAATTAATATTTGGTTAAATACAACtatatttaaaagtttgttGTTGACCAATGAATTACTACATGTATAAGGTAGGAttcaaacttttaaaatttatttaagcGGACGACTAAACTAACCAATCCACTAATCCATGTTAGTTAAATACAATGAATTTAAAATATGATTTATGCATTATTTGTAAATAATATTATCACCtaataattagtatttttatttagtataattatgatTAGGCTTGAAAGTGAGTTATAGATCCTGGGAGACAATTCTAATtgatcaataaaaaaaatttaattctatctcttttttgttttttttttagtttagccAATGAAATACACGATCAATTACCAGttatcaaatttgaaaaagagttagaaaAAATTGTTCGATCctcttattttaatttctcGAACCGAGAGATTCATGAATCGAGATCTTAATGACCCATTCGACAAAAGGTCCAATTATGTGTAATAATAGCATTGTAGCAGCAACGGGTATAGTTTAGTGATAAAAGTGCGATTCGTTCTACGGACCCCTCGAGCTGAGCTGAACTAGACCAAGTTCAAGCTCAActcacaaaaattaattttgactCACAGCTCCATTTATTAACAATCGAGCCTATTTTGTAAATTCAAGTTCGACTCAATGAAAGCTCACGAATTGGCTCGAGCTCATGAGCTTACTCAATAATGGAAACATAAtctataatttattaattttatattaataaattataacttatatatatattaaaaaatattaaaaaagataaattttagatattatctatctatcaattataaattttttatttatatcctacatcaaaattatatataaaaaatgactataaatttttaaataattaaaaacatatatatatatatatatattactattttatatgtatatatattaaattattaatacacatatcctatatgtatttaatctataattttaatattatatataatcgAACCAGCTGACGAGCTAATGAGCTGAGCTTATTCAAACTCAAATTCggctcatttaatttatgagcttAATTCCAGACTCAATCTCAATTCACCAGCTTACGAATTTAGCTTGTCAAACTATTAACGAATCGAACTTGAGTTAGCTCATGAGCTAACTTGACTCAATTTCAACCTTAATTATGATACAAATTATTTAACATGGTCACATAGACAAGATAGAATACAAATttaggaaaaaaataaatggaaaaCATAAATGATAAATTATGCAATAGTAgttaagatttaaattttatattgttaaataaaaacagaattagatgaaatattagaaaaataaatatttatataataaaattaaattaaaataaaattttaagagagataaattaaattttacatataatttatatgtaaaaattataattaagaGGACCATTACCCCTTTTGCCATTATGTGGCTGTGCCCTTTATATTATTGTACAAATTTTATGACAAGACCAAAATAAAGAAAGGGTAAAGAATAGCTATCGAGTAAACGAAAAATTTATGTAAAAAATGTCAATtgctaattaaaataaaagaacacaGAGTTGTATTTTTTTCTAGTTTCATTCCAATCTCATATGAAATGACAATTCAACACTTAATTAATATAGTTTCACATATGCAATTTTTGTCTTCTATTGTTGACGATTAAGAATTTAAAATCACACGGCGAACATTATATACATTAACtttaaagaaattaaactaCATTTGGATTgcgttttaatttttatttttagtattttttatttttcaaattttatggaaaaaaataaaaataagaagtaaaaaaaaaataaattttattgttttcactttttttataaaattaaaaaaaaagttaataatcaaattagtcccGAAAAGATAAGACATTCTTCAAATTCGTtcctaaaaaatttttttcaatcaaattggtCTTTCAAAGATTAcaaattaatcatatttgtcCTTTAGGTACTCCACTCATAATTTTCGTCAATAATGATGTAAAATGTTAACTAATAGCATACATGACACATAACATGTTCAATCAGACATTAACTA includes:
- the LOC130960198 gene encoding putative disease resistance protein At3g14460: MAGALIGGAFLSGFINVVFDRFLTKDSVNLILGKKLGSDLVERLKISLHAAEALVGDAEYKQLDNPSVKEWLNCLRDAVYMADDLLNVVLMKAATRKEVRSFWSISFLNPDRDMVDKMEGVVRRIEFLEKQKDFLGLKVIPKDNNLAWRASTSLVEGNIYGREDDQQALLKIISDNSESQLSVIPIVGMGGVGKTTLAKWVYSIIEGFDLKAWICISETFDVADITKTIIEEVTRSPCTLQSLNSLQLELKRILSEKKFLIVLDDVWSDDADSWKKFKTPFHGGAKGSTMLLTTRIKEVASVVQTYPSYFLNELSEDYCWLVFADNSCFLKSNENSTLEEIGRKIVKKCKGLPLAAETLGRLLRGKEDVKEWNVVLTSDIWEFSMKNSKIVPALLISYFQLPAYLKRCFVYCSLYPKDYEFVKDELILLWIAEDLLRPLKKGETLEEVGRECFDELASRHFFKQHDHFYKMHDLLHDLAIFLAGDFYCRLELGNVEAMTTLTRHLSFESLNHLISENFGAIEYLRTFMRVNFFSHLDNNDGVTFILMSKLKYLRVLSFSLFKGLDVLPNTIGELTYLRYLNLSKTSIKTLPESLCDLYNLQTLKLDECSSLTMLPNGMHRLVNLRHLCIWRTCLKEMPGGMSKLKQLHILHHFIVGKHEDNGIQELGGLLNIHGSFGIKNLENVVDVKQARSARILDKKHIDRLVLKWSSSDDMVSNTQTERDILGTLQPHNGLKILKIKGYRGTIFPNWVGHYSYQNMTGVCLESCNNCCMLPSLGQLPSLKALRIEGFGRLKSVGMEFYKNEGDHHSSPIAPFPALETLEFWSMPCWEVWHLSDSEAFPQLKNLQITNCPMLKGDMLNHLFLRIVSSLLDASKVHKLDISEDHEGWSRLVSLKGDTLSIKGCETVVESAFKAVSINRLTCIQEIRISHCSFAVSFPGNCLHKSLQKLTIWHCEKLEFPQQQQQKYDLVELQIHSSCDSLDAFPNLKTLKISGCENLESVSISQPPHTALQHLSIHQCPKFVSFTGEGLAEPNLTHFEVNLCDKLEALPSDMNSLLPNLDSINSRKICRLPDGGLPPNLKQLIVNKQLRGLSSMGNFDTLTHLTIQGYVGVRSFPEVASLPHLPYLITLRLYWFPDLESLECNQLLCLYSLQKLKIGWCPKLENMTGEKLPPSLSLFKIKHCPLLGEHFKNKHQQLWPKISHILTIKVDDEQIF